One window of the Rosa rugosa chromosome 3, drRosRugo1.1, whole genome shotgun sequence genome contains the following:
- the LOC133737455 gene encoding uncharacterized protein LOC133737455, which translates to MRYPLDINDCYSIDILDDLAQKMFEAMNEDTLATTLEQGVGYTKGGAIISKEELKDTCEGKIIENVSFLEASPYVGKSNSPLSIQLSTNKTLPSVVQAPELELKPLPDHLKYVYLGDKETLPVIVSSALTTPQEEKLVNLG; encoded by the exons atgaggtatcctcttgatataaatgactgttattctattgatattttggatgaccttgcccagaaaatgtttgaggccatgaatgaggataccctagccacaaccctcgaacaaggagtagggtacacaaaaggtggtgccattatctcaaaggaggaattgaaggacacttgtgaaggaaagataattgaaaacgtctccttccttgaagcatccccttatgtaggtaagtctaattctcctttgtccattcagttatctactaacaagactttaccttcagtggtccaggccccagaacttgagcttaaacctcttccagaccatttgaagtatgtctacttaggagacaaggagaccttaccagtgatagtgtcctctgcgcttacgactccacaagaagagaagttggt aaatctggggtaa